In Kineococcus sp. NBC_00420, a single genomic region encodes these proteins:
- a CDS encoding dipeptidase, translating into MFDLHDDVLNAYPVFDGHNDLPWQIRKDYGSDPAAADLATGQPLLQTDIPRLRAGGLGAQFWSVFVPSRWDHPTAVTATFEQIDVVRRLVLAHPDVFRWSPTAAAVRTAWADGLIASLPGAEGGQSIASSLSVLRELRRAGLAYMTLTHNDNTPWAASATGKPVDFGLTGFGREVVAEMNRTGVLVDLSHVHERTMHDALDVTTRPVIFSHSSARGVTDHPRNVPDAVLERLRRNEGVLMVTFVPAFVNQACADHRAATTAEQERLGLRGAPYDPMGDAEALQPYRAWLGANPRPVATVDDVVAHLEHAREVVGVEHLGLGGDFDGVDELPAGLGDVSCYPVLLQALADQGWSGADLRGLTSGNVLRVLEAAQDGTSVD; encoded by the coding sequence ATGTTTGATCTCCATGATGACGTCTTGAACGCCTATCCCGTCTTCGATGGCCACAACGACCTGCCCTGGCAGATCCGCAAAGACTACGGTTCGGACCCCGCCGCCGCTGACTTGGCAACCGGCCAACCATTGCTGCAGACAGACATTCCACGCCTGCGAGCAGGTGGCCTTGGAGCCCAGTTCTGGTCAGTGTTCGTCCCCTCGCGGTGGGACCACCCGACCGCGGTGACCGCCACGTTCGAGCAGATCGACGTTGTCCGCCGCCTTGTCCTGGCCCACCCCGACGTATTCCGATGGAGCCCGACCGCAGCCGCCGTCCGGACAGCTTGGGCCGACGGGCTCATTGCCTCGCTACCGGGCGCCGAAGGTGGTCAAAGCATCGCGAGTTCCCTGAGCGTCCTGCGGGAACTGCGCCGCGCGGGTCTGGCCTACATGACGCTCACCCACAACGACAACACTCCATGGGCCGCCTCGGCCACCGGAAAACCCGTCGACTTCGGCCTCACCGGGTTCGGCCGCGAGGTCGTGGCCGAGATGAACCGCACCGGAGTCCTCGTCGACCTCTCGCACGTCCACGAGCGCACCATGCACGACGCCCTGGACGTCACGACCCGGCCGGTGATCTTCTCCCACTCCAGCGCTCGCGGTGTCACCGACCACCCGCGCAACGTCCCCGACGCGGTGCTCGAACGCCTGCGGCGCAATGAGGGAGTCCTCATGGTGACGTTCGTACCGGCCTTCGTGAACCAGGCCTGCGCCGATCACCGCGCCGCAACCACGGCCGAGCAGGAACGCCTCGGGCTGAGAGGCGCCCCCTACGACCCCATGGGGGACGCCGAAGCCCTCCAGCCCTACCGCGCGTGGCTGGGCGCCAACCCCCGGCCCGTCGCCACCGTGGACGATGTCGTGGCCCACCTCGAGCACGCCCGGGAAGTCGTCGGGGTCGAGCACCTTGGTCTTGGAGGTGACTTCGACGGGGTGGACGAGCTCCCGGCCGGTCTGGGTGACGTTTCCTGCTACCCCGTGCTGCTGCAGGCGCTCGCCGATCAGGGCTGGTCGGGCGCCGACCTGCGCGGCCTGACCAGCGGCAACGTGCTGCGGGTCTTGGAGGCCGCGCAGGACGGCACGTCGGTGGACTGA
- a CDS encoding Lrp/AsnC family transcriptional regulator encodes MSDTPNIVGPARLDDVDRAILAVLSQDGRLSNKDLADRVGLAPSSCLSRVRNLVELGVISGFHAEIDPQRVGHGIRAILRIKLREHSRAENARFAKVMTSLPQVLSLWLVAGEDDYLAEVVAASPDALSDFVLDNVTSDPAVADTYTTLVFNRWRGPGPVAGPGPVAGPGPVAGPGPVAGPGPVAGPA; translated from the coding sequence GTGAGCGACACGCCGAACATCGTGGGGCCGGCCCGCCTCGACGACGTGGACCGCGCTATCTTGGCGGTCCTGTCTCAGGACGGTCGGCTCTCGAACAAGGACCTGGCCGACCGGGTGGGCTTGGCCCCCTCGTCCTGTCTGTCCCGGGTGCGCAACCTCGTCGAGCTCGGCGTCATCTCCGGCTTTCACGCCGAGATCGACCCGCAACGCGTGGGGCACGGCATCAGGGCCATCCTGCGCATCAAGCTGCGTGAGCACTCCCGCGCCGAGAACGCGCGGTTCGCCAAGGTCATGACGAGCTTGCCGCAGGTGCTGAGCCTGTGGCTCGTGGCGGGTGAGGACGACTACCTCGCCGAAGTCGTCGCTGCGAGCCCGGACGCCCTGTCTGACTTCGTGCTCGACAACGTGACCAGCGACCCCGCCGTCGCCGACACGTACACCACGCTCGTGTTCAACCGTTGGCGCGGACCCGGCCCCGTCGCTGGACCCGGCCCCGTCGCTGGACCCGGCCCCGTCGCTGGACCCGGCCCCGTCGCTGGACCCGGCCCCGTCGCTGGACCCGCCTGA
- a CDS encoding peptide ABC transporter substrate-binding protein, protein MHKVRRRTFAALLAGTFTTTGLAACGGASDSGDQGGGAAAAGHTLLLGKLVPLQSVDPHKVNDGTSNEVLTAVYDGLYTLDADHEIVPLMAESFVKSDDGLSYTFTLRDATWSNGTPVTAHDFEYSWKRLVNPATAAPNSNEAVAAGILNANAIVNEGADFNSLGVTATDAKTLTVQLAADVPYFQALLVRPAFLPVNQKFAEQAGSDFGSNPDSTIYNGPFTWDSWDFAENFTAVKNTTYWNKDAETLGGLTWRVVTDSQTGALLQESGELDWVEISGSLIDRYADSDALVTALEVHMWWMYPNFSNAALANKDIRTALATSFDKDAVAKDVLRNGAEAANYFVGKNLATGPDGKQFRDTGATFLEFDLDAAKAAWTAGLAALGQTSLTLRLLYWDDDASVSQAEYIAAEWEKVLTGLKVELTSAVKATANETAGNGDFDLYLFRWGPDYKDPMAFLELLGSDSARDFGGYQNAQYDAIVAGARTAEVLSDQQARWDSLHQAEKILLGDVGVIPTVQNGIAMLVNPNVNGMEVRNVSLTWNYRIVTKKA, encoded by the coding sequence ATGCACAAGGTTCGCAGGCGCACGTTCGCCGCACTGCTGGCGGGTACGTTCACCACAACCGGCCTCGCCGCCTGTGGGGGGGCGAGTGACAGCGGCGACCAGGGTGGCGGTGCAGCCGCCGCAGGCCACACCCTGCTGCTCGGCAAGCTCGTACCCCTGCAGTCCGTCGACCCCCACAAGGTCAACGACGGGACCTCCAACGAGGTCCTCACCGCGGTCTACGACGGGCTCTACACCCTCGACGCCGACCACGAGATCGTCCCGCTGATGGCGGAGTCGTTCGTCAAGTCCGACGACGGTCTCTCCTACACCTTCACCCTCCGCGACGCGACGTGGAGCAACGGCACCCCCGTCACCGCCCACGACTTCGAGTACTCCTGGAAGCGGCTGGTGAACCCCGCCACCGCAGCACCGAACTCGAACGAGGCCGTGGCCGCCGGAATACTCAACGCGAACGCGATCGTCAACGAGGGTGCAGACTTCAACTCCCTCGGCGTTACCGCCACCGACGCCAAGACCCTGACGGTGCAGCTTGCCGCGGACGTCCCCTACTTCCAGGCTCTGCTGGTCCGCCCCGCGTTCCTACCGGTGAACCAGAAGTTCGCCGAACAGGCCGGCAGCGACTTCGGCAGCAACCCGGACTCGACCATCTACAACGGTCCCTTCACGTGGGACAGCTGGGACTTCGCGGAGAACTTCACCGCAGTCAAGAACACGACCTACTGGAACAAGGACGCTGAAACTCTTGGCGGCCTCACCTGGCGCGTGGTCACCGACTCGCAGACCGGCGCGCTGCTGCAGGAGTCCGGTGAACTGGACTGGGTGGAGATCTCGGGAAGTCTCATCGACCGCTACGCGGACTCCGACGCTCTCGTCACAGCCCTCGAGGTCCACATGTGGTGGATGTACCCGAACTTCTCGAACGCGGCGTTGGCGAACAAGGACATCCGCACTGCGTTGGCGACGAGCTTCGACAAGGACGCTGTCGCGAAGGACGTCCTGCGCAATGGTGCCGAGGCTGCGAACTACTTCGTCGGCAAGAACCTCGCCACCGGCCCAGACGGCAAGCAGTTCCGAGACACCGGCGCAACGTTCCTCGAGTTCGACCTGGACGCCGCGAAGGCTGCTTGGACCGCGGGTCTCGCGGCGCTGGGCCAGACCTCGCTCACGCTGCGTCTGCTGTACTGGGACGACGACGCATCGGTCTCGCAGGCCGAGTACATCGCAGCTGAGTGGGAGAAGGTGCTCACCGGTCTGAAGGTGGAACTCACCAGCGCGGTGAAGGCGACCGCCAACGAGACGGCTGGTAACGGCGACTTCGACCTCTACCTGTTCCGCTGGGGCCCGGACTACAAGGACCCGATGGCGTTCCTGGAACTCCTGGGTTCGGACTCCGCCCGGGACTTCGGCGGGTACCAGAACGCGCAGTACGACGCGATCGTCGCGGGCGCCCGCACCGCCGAGGTCCTCTCTGACCAGCAGGCCCGCTGGGACTCCCTGCACCAGGCGGAGAAGATCCTGCTCGGCGACGTCGGCGTGATCCCGACCGTTCAGAACGGGATTGCCATGCTGGTGAATCCGAACGTGAACGGCATGGAGGTCCGCAACGTCAGCCTCACCTGGAACTACCGCATCGTGACCAAGAAGGCCTGA
- a CDS encoding isocitrate lyase/PEP mutase family protein: MTARTTLRSLMEAGTVLAPCVYDCSSARAVELSGFDAMLLSGSEVSMSMKGIPDMGLLSLEELLWAVERICDTSPIPLAVDIEDGFGGSALQAYETVRRVAKAGAMGVLMEDEAEPGYARDVSLDNVVPREDYYAKIRAAVKAVEGTDCMVIARSNLGTADLDEAIERMRFCVEELGAHASTIVNITTAQDAAEVARRVPGLKMFADINAKRGLEKMDYAALHEMGYSLVTMHFTMKAAMAGMIEAGRANRAEMGNTFSNGMMADEYPGHSGMPFFAAQELLDLEATFTGKDVRFNDPRTVHTPDAG; encoded by the coding sequence ATGACCGCACGAACCACCCTGCGCAGCCTCATGGAGGCCGGTACCGTCCTGGCGCCGTGCGTCTACGACTGCTCCTCCGCCCGAGCCGTCGAACTGTCCGGATTCGACGCGATGCTCTTGTCGGGCTCGGAGGTCTCGATGTCGATGAAGGGCATCCCCGACATGGGGTTGCTCTCCCTGGAGGAGCTCCTCTGGGCCGTCGAACGCATCTGCGACACCTCGCCGATCCCTCTCGCCGTCGACATCGAGGACGGGTTCGGGGGGTCCGCCTTGCAGGCCTACGAGACCGTACGCCGGGTGGCGAAGGCGGGTGCGATGGGCGTCCTCATGGAGGACGAGGCCGAACCGGGATACGCCCGCGACGTCTCCCTCGACAACGTCGTCCCACGCGAGGACTACTACGCCAAGATCCGCGCTGCGGTGAAGGCGGTCGAAGGCACCGACTGCATGGTCATCGCCCGCAGCAACCTCGGCACCGCGGACTTGGATGAAGCGATCGAGCGCATGCGGTTCTGCGTCGAGGAACTCGGCGCGCACGCCTCCACGATCGTCAACATCACGACGGCGCAGGACGCCGCTGAGGTCGCCCGACGGGTCCCCGGGCTGAAGATGTTCGCCGACATCAACGCCAAGCGCGGTCTGGAGAAGATGGACTACGCAGCGTTGCACGAGATGGGCTACTCCCTCGTGACGATGCACTTCACGATGAAGGCCGCGATGGCCGGGATGATCGAAGCCGGTCGCGCGAACCGTGCGGAGATGGGCAACACCTTCTCCAACGGCATGATGGCCGACGAGTATCCCGGCCACAGCGGCATGCCCTTCTTCGCCGCCCAGGAACTCCTCGACCTCGAGGCCACCTTCACCGGCAAGGACGTGCGTTTCAACGACCCGCGCACCGTCCACACGCCCGACGCGGGCTGA
- a CDS encoding HAL/PAL/TAL family ammonia-lyase, with product MTDVLAENSTDTVDIDGFSMTIDKIVHVARGDAEGVYPTVVLGEESRRLTVEARDYVEANWLTDDAPPIYGINTGLGRLMDVRVPPEDQQRFQNLVINSHCAGVGEPLPADETRALLLLRTNALAKGLSGVRVECLDRLISILNAGIVPIIPSQGSVGASGDLAPLAHLVSVMVGHEKGEAFFGGERMPAVRALELAGLETEFVLGPKDVLALINGSTISLATAALALHDAKQLTRQADVALSLSLEAVRGETAAFDERIHTARNAPGQVTVSRNVRAFVASSERTTEVARTVQLPDENRPGGVYKPRVQDAYSLRCAPQVHGTTRESLEFAEVLLVREANAATDNPLVLPDGEGGFEVLSGGNFHGEPIGMAADLIAIAVSEIGAISERRSFRLTDPNLSYGLPLNLVGGQLGLNTGFSIVHCSAAAIASENKVLCFPSVADSVPTKANQEDHVSMCTFSSRKARSVVKNTQVILGVEFMLATQGIDLASPHLSGTDALGAGTQAAYDAFRAIVPMTREDVYQNEQMVKAQQFVAGASVLDAVAAATGEVL from the coding sequence ATGACCGACGTCCTCGCCGAGAACAGCACCGACACCGTCGACATCGACGGCTTCTCCATGACCATCGACAAAATCGTGCACGTCGCCCGCGGCGACGCCGAGGGCGTGTACCCGACCGTCGTCCTCGGCGAGGAGTCGCGGAGACTGACGGTGGAGGCCCGTGACTACGTCGAAGCCAACTGGCTCACCGACGACGCCCCTCCGATCTACGGCATCAACACCGGCCTCGGTCGGTTGATGGACGTCCGGGTCCCGCCCGAGGACCAGCAGAGGTTCCAGAACCTGGTCATCAACTCCCACTGCGCCGGCGTCGGGGAACCGCTGCCGGCCGACGAGACCCGCGCGCTGCTGCTGCTGCGCACCAACGCCTTGGCCAAGGGTCTTTCCGGCGTCCGCGTCGAATGTCTCGACCGGCTGATCTCGATCCTCAACGCGGGCATCGTCCCGATCATCCCCTCGCAGGGTTCCGTCGGCGCCTCAGGAGACCTGGCCCCGCTCGCGCACCTAGTAAGCGTCATGGTCGGGCACGAGAAGGGTGAGGCGTTCTTCGGCGGGGAGCGCATGCCCGCCGTCCGCGCTCTGGAGCTCGCCGGTCTGGAGACCGAGTTCGTCCTCGGCCCCAAGGACGTCTTGGCCCTCATCAACGGGTCGACGATCTCGCTGGCCACCGCAGCCCTCGCCCTGCACGACGCGAAGCAGCTGACCCGGCAGGCCGACGTCGCGCTGTCGCTGTCGCTGGAGGCCGTCCGCGGTGAGACCGCGGCCTTCGACGAGCGCATCCACACCGCCCGCAACGCTCCCGGGCAGGTGACGGTGTCCCGCAACGTGCGGGCGTTCGTCGCCAGCAGCGAACGGACCACCGAGGTGGCCCGCACGGTTCAGTTGCCCGACGAGAACCGCCCCGGCGGGGTCTACAAGCCGCGCGTCCAGGACGCGTACTCGCTGCGCTGCGCCCCCCAGGTCCACGGCACCACCCGTGAGTCGCTGGAGTTCGCCGAGGTGCTGCTGGTGCGTGAGGCCAACGCCGCGACGGACAACCCGCTCGTCCTGCCCGACGGCGAGGGTGGGTTCGAGGTCCTCTCCGGGGGGAACTTCCACGGTGAGCCGATCGGCATGGCCGCCGACCTCATCGCCATCGCGGTGTCCGAGATCGGTGCGATCTCCGAGCGCCGTTCCTTCCGCCTCACCGACCCGAACCTCAGCTACGGCCTGCCGCTGAACCTCGTCGGCGGTCAGCTCGGCCTCAACACCGGCTTCTCGATCGTGCACTGCTCGGCTGCGGCCATCGCGAGCGAGAACAAGGTCTTGTGCTTCCCCTCCGTCGCCGACTCGGTGCCGACGAAGGCGAACCAGGAGGACCACGTCTCGATGTGCACGTTCTCCTCGCGCAAGGCGCGCAGCGTCGTCAAGAACACGCAGGTCATCCTGGGCGTCGAGTTCATGCTCGCTACCCAGGGCATCGACCTGGCGAGCCCGCACCTGAGCGGGACAGACGCTCTGGGCGCCGGGACTCAGGCCGCCTACGACGCCTTCCGCGCCATCGTCCCGATGACCCGCGAGGACGTCTACCAGAACGAGCAGATGGTGAAGGCGCAGCAGTTCGTCGCGGGTGCCTCGGTCCTCGACGCGGTCGCCGCCGCCACTGGGGAGGTCCTGTGA
- a CDS encoding dihydroorotase, whose product MTPELVVRGIVVTPTEVLTDGAVVVADGRITEVLSGRAALQAAEAAKTVVGSPGRLVLPGAVDAHVHSFSDPGETFIGATSAAAAGGVTTILDMPYDAGAPVNTAEAVLAKRERLAGEAVVDVSLHGTVRPLDGVRDIDGMVDAGVCGFKVSLFETDPIRFPRIASDELLDAFAVLRERGVRVGVHAEDGEIIGALVKSAIATGRTAPIDHVRSRPPVSETASVALGLELASAVGVKFHIFHASLPATVDLVREHAARGQDFTVETCPHYLVLSEDDMERLGAKGKINPPLRTPESAAAMWRALADGRVEMVTSDHAPWPLSKKSAPVIFDNASGAPGVQTLLPIVLGAGYFGGRISLLTAAQVLATNPAKAFGLEHRKGSIAVGLDADLVVVDPAQRTVVDDTRMYSSATWSPYEGLQFQGRVEQTIVRGVTVYSHADGLLAKAGDGQFVAGLR is encoded by the coding sequence GTGACACCCGAACTCGTCGTCCGGGGGATCGTCGTCACCCCCACAGAGGTCCTGACCGACGGGGCAGTGGTCGTCGCCGACGGCCGCATCACCGAGGTGCTGTCCGGGCGCGCCGCGCTCCAGGCGGCGGAAGCGGCCAAGACGGTCGTGGGCTCGCCCGGCAGGCTCGTCCTGCCCGGTGCCGTGGACGCGCACGTGCACTCCTTCTCCGACCCGGGCGAGACCTTCATCGGCGCCACCTCGGCCGCCGCCGCCGGGGGCGTGACGACGATCCTCGACATGCCCTACGACGCGGGCGCCCCGGTCAACACCGCCGAGGCCGTGCTGGCCAAACGAGAACGCCTTGCCGGCGAGGCTGTCGTCGACGTCTCCCTGCACGGCACCGTCCGCCCCCTGGACGGGGTGCGCGACATCGACGGCATGGTCGACGCCGGGGTCTGCGGCTTCAAGGTCTCGCTGTTCGAGACCGACCCGATCCGCTTCCCACGCATCGCCTCCGACGAACTCCTCGACGCCTTCGCCGTCCTGCGCGAGCGGGGGGTGCGTGTCGGCGTGCACGCCGAGGACGGCGAGATCATCGGGGCACTGGTGAAGTCGGCGATCGCCACCGGGCGCACCGCCCCGATCGACCACGTGCGTTCGCGCCCGCCGGTGTCCGAGACCGCCTCCGTCGCGCTCGGCCTCGAACTCGCGAGCGCGGTGGGGGTGAAGTTCCACATCTTCCACGCCTCGCTTCCCGCCACCGTCGACCTCGTCCGCGAGCACGCAGCCCGAGGGCAGGACTTCACGGTGGAGACCTGCCCGCACTACCTCGTGCTGTCCGAGGACGACATGGAACGCCTCGGCGCCAAGGGAAAGATCAACCCTCCCTTGCGCACCCCCGAGAGCGCCGCCGCGATGTGGCGCGCGCTGGCCGACGGGCGCGTCGAGATGGTCACCTCCGACCACGCCCCCTGGCCGCTGTCGAAGAAGTCCGCTCCGGTGATCTTCGACAACGCCTCCGGCGCGCCCGGGGTGCAGACCCTGCTGCCGATCGTGCTGGGCGCCGGGTACTTCGGTGGCCGGATCTCGCTACTGACTGCTGCGCAGGTGCTGGCCACGAATCCCGCGAAGGCGTTCGGGCTGGAGCACCGCAAGGGGTCGATCGCCGTCGGTCTCGACGCCGACCTCGTCGTGGTCGACCCCGCACAGCGCACCGTCGTCGACGACACCCGGATGTACTCGAGCGCGACCTGGAGCCCGTACGAGGGCCTGCAGTTCCAGGGCCGCGTCGAGCAGACGATCGTCCGGGGCGTCACGGTGTACTCCCACGCCGACGGCCTGCTGGCGAAGGCCGGCGACGGGCAGTTCGTGGCGGGTCTGCGCTGA
- a CDS encoding UbiD family decarboxylase, translating into MADQSMRGFVEALRARGELVDVGHPVSAEYELSALLGLFDRGPAVRVENVTGSPMPVVGNLLNSRERLAAAVGCEVGDLLSEITAAIAGRQAPEVVKDAPAQEVVLGPETVWDQVVAPRWFEQDSGGYVTAALILAHDPVSGMRNASYARVKPLTATTGFIGIAPNHHLTALSRSAGALPVALAFGVHPAIQLASCTYLGLGDDELEHASHLLGERVRVVKATTSDVLVPGDAEVVVEGLIHPDQVVHEGLVNEYHGMYEDYGNGCTLEVTAVTKRRDASMQVILPGLASEHSYIAGIPIAAGIKHALRGAGCEIVDVAVTHAGGGRVDVVVSIAGGRPGLPRRIVMGVFAAVSMVKQVTVVDADVDVWDDVHVHWARTSRMRWDRDLVRIDAVATDRNVPMQEGGTVTKVGMDATVKPGDRAVGPRLAVPPAAVTAGVLEELRSRGLAQQLAPALVLHGSLTGRGGTL; encoded by the coding sequence ATGGCCGACCAGTCGATGCGCGGGTTCGTCGAGGCGCTGCGCGCACGCGGTGAACTCGTCGACGTCGGGCACCCGGTCTCCGCCGAGTACGAGCTGTCGGCGCTACTCGGCCTGTTCGACCGCGGACCGGCCGTCCGGGTGGAGAACGTCACCGGGTCACCGATGCCCGTCGTCGGCAACTTGTTGAACTCCCGCGAACGGCTGGCCGCCGCCGTCGGTTGCGAGGTCGGCGACCTGCTGAGCGAGATCACCGCGGCGATCGCCGGGCGGCAGGCCCCCGAGGTCGTGAAGGACGCCCCGGCACAGGAGGTCGTGCTGGGACCCGAGACGGTCTGGGACCAGGTCGTCGCGCCGCGATGGTTCGAGCAGGACTCCGGCGGGTACGTCACGGCCGCGTTGATCCTGGCTCACGACCCGGTCTCGGGGATGCGCAACGCCAGCTACGCGCGGGTCAAACCGCTCACAGCGACGACGGGTTTCATCGGGATCGCCCCGAACCACCACCTAACTGCACTGTCCCGTTCCGCGGGCGCGCTGCCGGTGGCGCTGGCCTTCGGGGTCCACCCGGCGATCCAGCTGGCGAGCTGCACCTACCTGGGGCTGGGCGACGACGAGCTCGAGCACGCGTCGCACCTGCTGGGCGAGAGGGTCCGCGTCGTCAAGGCGACGACCAGCGACGTGCTCGTCCCTGGCGATGCGGAGGTCGTCGTCGAGGGGTTGATCCACCCCGATCAGGTCGTGCACGAGGGTCTGGTGAACGAGTACCACGGGATGTACGAGGACTACGGCAACGGCTGCACGCTCGAGGTCACCGCGGTGACGAAGCGCCGTGATGCCTCGATGCAGGTGATCCTGCCAGGGCTCGCCTCCGAGCACAGCTACATCGCCGGAATCCCCATCGCGGCCGGGATCAAGCACGCCCTGCGCGGGGCAGGCTGCGAGATCGTCGACGTCGCCGTCACCCACGCCGGCGGGGGGCGGGTCGACGTCGTCGTCTCGATCGCGGGCGGCCGTCCCGGCCTTCCCCGGCGCATCGTGATGGGGGTTTTCGCTGCGGTGTCCATGGTCAAGCAGGTCACCGTCGTGGACGCCGACGTCGACGTGTGGGACGACGTGCACGTGCACTGGGCGCGCACTAGCCGGATGCGCTGGGACCGGGACCTGGTGCGCATCGACGCCGTCGCCACCGACCGCAACGTACCCATGCAGGAGGGCGGAACCGTGACGAAGGTCGGGATGGACGCCACCGTCAAACCGGGTGATCGGGCGGTCGGCCCCCGGCTGGCGGTCCCGCCGGCGGCCGTGACCGCGGGGGTCCTCGAAGAGCTGCGCTCGCGCGGGCTCGCGCAGCAGCTCGCGCCGGCGCTGGTGCTGCACGGTTCGCTGACCGGACGGGGAGGAACCCTGTGA
- a CDS encoding M20 family metallo-hydrolase: protein MIDVHFPQVERLVLDLDGLADLVDSSRPGWSRVAMTEVDTQSRYWVAERMRAEGLDVRVDGIGNVIGTLRGRGSRRKAIVVGSHTDTVDGGGRYDGIVGVVGGLEVVRLIRESGIQLEHDLQIVDFYNEEVNRFELSCLGSRAMAGTLTASHLATTDDRGRTLGDTLSAAGWDPQLDQTRWADDEVLGFLELHVEQGPVLERQGLPLGVVTSICGISRFRALFSGQRDHAGTTPMTSRHDAGCAAAGVVLAVEEIASSAEQAVGTVGSVTFTPEATSVVTESALLTAEFRSPDEGWFTLAREQIAEAAATQSARRGLTHSLEWSPWERPTAMDPRLSGIIGTSIRQLGHPAAQLYSGAGHDGVQMARLGPVGMIFIPSVGGRSHCPEEFTDSKQIAVGVHALAQSVVNLDQEGLS, encoded by the coding sequence GTGATCGACGTCCACTTCCCGCAGGTCGAGCGGTTGGTGCTGGACCTGGACGGCCTGGCCGACCTCGTTGACTCCTCCCGTCCCGGGTGGAGCCGGGTCGCGATGACCGAGGTCGACACCCAGTCGCGGTACTGGGTCGCCGAGCGGATGCGCGCCGAAGGCCTCGATGTCCGCGTCGACGGCATCGGTAACGTCATCGGCACGTTGCGCGGCAGGGGATCGCGGCGCAAGGCCATCGTCGTGGGCTCGCACACCGACACCGTCGACGGCGGCGGGCGCTACGACGGGATCGTCGGCGTCGTGGGCGGTCTCGAGGTCGTGCGGCTGATCCGCGAGTCCGGGATCCAGCTCGAGCACGACCTGCAGATCGTCGACTTCTACAACGAGGAGGTCAACCGCTTCGAACTGTCCTGCCTGGGCAGCCGGGCGATGGCCGGGACCCTCACCGCGAGCCACCTGGCCACGACCGACGACCGCGGCCGGACGCTAGGCGACACACTCTCCGCCGCTGGCTGGGACCCGCAGCTGGACCAGACCCGCTGGGCCGACGACGAAGTCCTGGGCTTCCTGGAACTGCACGTCGAACAGGGTCCGGTCCTGGAGCGTCAGGGTCTACCGCTGGGGGTCGTCACCTCGATCTGCGGGATCTCCCGGTTCCGCGCGCTGTTCTCCGGGCAGCGCGACCACGCCGGCACCACCCCGATGACCTCCCGGCACGACGCGGGCTGCGCGGCCGCGGGGGTCGTGCTCGCTGTCGAGGAGATCGCGTCCTCCGCCGAGCAGGCTGTCGGCACTGTCGGTTCCGTGACGTTCACGCCCGAGGCGACCTCGGTCGTCACCGAGAGCGCGTTGCTGACCGCAGAGTTCCGCAGCCCCGACGAAGGCTGGTTCACCCTCGCCCGCGAGCAGATCGCCGAGGCCGCCGCGACGCAGTCCGCCCGCCGTGGACTGACGCACTCGCTCGAGTGGTCACCGTGGGAACGCCCCACCGCGATGGACCCGCGGCTGTCCGGGATCATCGGGACGTCGATCAGGCAGCTGGGCCATCCCGCCGCCCAGCTCTACTCCGGCGCGGGCCACGACGGCGTCCAGATGGCCAGGCTCGGTCCGGTCGGGATGATCTTCATCCCCTCGGTAGGAGGCCGCAGCCACTGCCCGGAGGAGTTCACGGACTCCAAACAGATCGCCGTGGGCGTGCACGCCCTCGCCCAGAGCGTGGTGAACCTCGACCAGGAAGGACTCTCATGA
- a CDS encoding UbiX family flavin prenyltransferase, producing MSLNRQEPPSRVVVAITGASGVGIGVRMLDLLRQDPGITSHVVISKAGAMTLQQECDLSQSDVEAMADVAHRPSHIGASIASGSTPVAAMLVAPCTVRTLSAIATGVSENLIARAADVCLKEGTPLLLMVRESPLHRGHIAAMDAVAKAGGIIAPPVPAFYTRPSSVNDIIDGLARRALVRVGLTQFRGNQWKGLPADRSNPPALDLSASGPGEGVSRG from the coding sequence ATGAGCCTCAACCGCCAAGAACCCCCCAGCCGCGTCGTCGTGGCCATCACCGGCGCCAGCGGCGTCGGGATCGGCGTCCGGATGCTCGACCTGCTGCGGCAGGACCCGGGCATCACCAGCCACGTCGTCATCTCCAAGGCCGGGGCCATGACCCTGCAGCAGGAGTGCGACCTCAGCCAGTCCGACGTCGAGGCGATGGCCGACGTGGCGCACCGCCCGTCGCACATCGGCGCCTCGATCGCCTCCGGGTCCACGCCCGTCGCAGCCATGCTCGTCGCGCCCTGCACAGTGCGGACGCTGTCGGCGATCGCCACGGGTGTCTCGGAGAACCTCATCGCCCGCGCGGCCGACGTGTGCCTCAAGGAGGGGACCCCGCTGCTGCTGATGGTACGCGAGTCACCCCTGCACCGCGGGCACATCGCTGCGATGGACGCCGTCGCGAAGGCCGGTGGCATCATCGCGCCACCGGTACCGGCGTTCTACACCCGCCCGAGTTCCGTGAACGACATCATCGACGGGCTGGCCCGACGTGCCCTGGTCCGGGTGGGGCTCACGCAGTTCCGTGGGAACCAGTGGAAGGGCTTGCCCGCGGACCGGTCGAACCCGCCAGCCCTGGACCTCTCCGCGTCGGGTCCGGGGGAGGGCGTGTCCCGTGGGTAG